From one Lolium rigidum isolate FL_2022 chromosome 4, APGP_CSIRO_Lrig_0.1, whole genome shotgun sequence genomic stretch:
- the LOC124706485 gene encoding uncharacterized protein LOC124706485 — protein MRRPHGACASRSSPAAAFFLAAAAICAQFATGLAADPSKDDDKAQSKGHTGQTVLFVLIGIGAAILLSFFLFKYWQKKKREEQHARLLKLFEEDDDIEMELGLRD, from the exons ATGAGACGGCCGCACGGCGCATGCGCCAGCAGATCCAGCCCGGCCGCCGctttcttccttgccgccgccgcgaTCTGCGCCCAGTTCGCGACAG GACTAGCTGCTGATCCGTCCAAGGATGATGACAAAGCTCAGTCAAAAGGTCATACTGGACAAACAGTTCTGTTTGTGCTGATAGGAATTGGGGCAGCCATtctgttatcattcttccttttCAAGTATtggcagaagaagaagagagaggaaCAACATGCACGGCTGCTGAAGCTAtttgaagaggatgatgacattGAGATGGAGCTTGGTCTTAGAGATTGA